The Osmerus eperlanus chromosome 7, fOsmEpe2.1, whole genome shotgun sequence genome includes a region encoding these proteins:
- the prpf3 gene encoding U4/U6 small nuclear ribonucleoprotein Prp3 isoform X2, which produces MSLPKREVEELRPWVERTVKKVLGFSEPTVVTAALHCVGKGLDKRKTTDQLRPFLDESAGGFVERLFEALEESRIARGNKGAGERNRKRDLKDVFGDEVEVTVGREVAEVVEGAPVKRKRVPRFEEVEEPEVIPGPPAESPGMLTKMQIKQMMEAATKQIEERKKQLSFSGPVPNSPRLPLPSPQTDLPASRLLSAPSAPSSGASQSIPPSQAATFMNDAIEKARKAAELQARIQSQLVMKPGILGALGSTGPHNLVALANLHAMGIAPPKVEVKEVNKPTPLILDELGRTVDASGKEVELTHRMPTLKANIRAVKREQFRQQLKEKPGDDLESTSYFDQRVTLTPAQRPRKGFKFHEQGRFEKIAQRIRTKAQLEKLQTEIAQAAKKTGIQASTKLALIAPKKELGDGEVPSIEWWDSYILPSNIDLLSLRSKEISFVNMELFGVTNLVEHPAQISPPVDTDKPVTLGVYLTKKEQKKLRRQTRREAQKELQEKVRLGLMPPPEPKVRISNLMRVLGTEAVQDPTKVEAHVRAQMAKRQKAHEEANAARKLTAEQRKEKKVKKLKEDLTHGVHIAVFRIRNLHNPAKKFKVEANANQLYLTGTVVLHRDVNIVVVEGGPKAQKKFKRLMLHRIKWPEHNSKRDDPDADDDTKRNNRCSLGTAKERSFGEVKFKQCPTENMAREHFKKHGTEHYWDQALSQSVLESTDD; this is translated from the exons ATGTCGCTTCCCAagcgggaggtggaggagctccGGCCATGGGTGGAGCGGACCGTGAAGAAGGTGTTGGGTTTCTCGGAGCCCACCGTGGTCACTGCGGCGCTGCACTGCGTAGGAAAGGGCCTGGATAAGAGGAAAACCACAG ATCAGCTGAGGCCATTCCTGGACGAGTCGGCGGGTGGTTTTGTGGAGAGGCTGTTCGAAGCGTTGGAGGAGAGCCGCATCGCTCGTGGCAACAAGGGAGCGGGAGAAAGGAACCGGAAAAGAGACCTAAAG GATGTGTTTGGGGACGAGGTGGAGGTGACGGTTGGTCGAGAGGTGGctgaggtggtggagggagcgCCCGTCAAGAGGAAACGCGTTCCTCGttttgaggaggtggaggagccagAGGTCAtacctggaccccctgcagagaGCCCGGGCATGCTCACCAAGATGCAG ATCAAACAGATGATGGAGGCAGCTACCAaacagatagaggagaggaaaaagcaGCTCAGCTTCTCTGGTCCCGTCCCAAACTCACCG AGACTGCCCTTGCCCTCGCCCCAGACAGACCTCCCAGCCTCGCGCCTGCTCTCCGCTCCCTCCGCCCCTTCCTCTGGTGCCTCCCagtccatccccccctcccaggcgGCCACGTTCATGAACGACGCCATCGAGAAGGCGCGCAAGGCTGCGGAGCTGCAGGCCCGGATCCAATCCCAGCTGGTGATGAAGCCGGGCATCCTGGGAGCCCTGGGCAGCACGGGACCTCATAACCTGGTGGCGCTCGCCAACCTGCACGCCATGGGCATCGCTCCTCC GAAGGTGGAGGTTAAGGAGGTGAACAAGCCCACCCCGCTCATCCTGGACGAGCTGGGCCGAACGGTGGACGCCAGCGGCAAGGAGGTGGAGCTCACACACCGCATGCCGACTCTTAAag CCAACATCCGAGCGGTAAAAAGGGAGCAGTTCCGTCAGCAGCTGAAGGAGAAGCCGGGAGACGACCTGGAGTCCACCTCCTACTTTGACCAGAGGGTCACACTGACCCCAGCCCAGCGACCCCGCAAGGGCTTCAAGTTCCACGAGCAGGGTCGCTTTGAGAAGATCGCCCAGAGGATCCGAACCAAG gCTCAGTTGGAGAAACTGCAGACAGAGATCGCTCAGGCTGCTAAGAAGACTGGCATCCAGGCGTCCACCAAGCTGGCTCTCATCGCCCCCAAGAAGGAGCTTGGCGATGGGGAGGTGCCCAGCATCGAGTGGTGGGACTCCTACATCCTTCCCTCCAACATAGACTT GTTATCTCTCAGATCCAAAGAGATATCGTTTGTCAACATGGAGTTGTTCGGGGTCACCAACCTGGTGGAGCACCCTGCTCAGATCAGCcccccag TGGACACAGACAAGCCGGTGACCCTGGGAGTTTACCTGACCAAGAAGGAGCAGAAGAAGTTGAGGAGACAGACCCGCAGGGAGGCCCAGAAGGAGCTGCAGGAGAAGGTCCGCCTGGGCCTCATGCCCCCTCCAGAGCCCAAAg tgCGTATCTCCAACCTGATGAGAGTGTTGGGAACCGAGGCAGTGCAGGACCCCACGAAGGTGGAGGCCCACGTCAGAGCACAGATGGCCAAGAGACAGAA GGCTCACGAGGAGGCGAATGCGGCTCGTAAgctcacagcagagcagaggaaggagaagaaggtCAAGAAGCTCAAGGAGGATCTCACTCACGGGGTTCACATcgctgtgttcag gatTCGTAACCTCCACAACCCCGCTAAGAAGTTCAAGGTGGAGGCCAACGCCAACCAGCTGTACCTGACGGGCACCGTGGTGCTGCACCGGGACGTCAACAtcgtggtggtggagggag GTCCCAAAGCCCAGAAGAAGTTTAAAAGACTGATGCTTCACAGAATCAAGTGGCCGGAACACAACTCTAAGAGAGATG ACCCAGATGCTGACGACGACACGAAGAGGAACAACAGATGCTCTCTG gGCACAGCTAAGGAGCGGAGTTTTGGAGAAGTGAAGTTCAAGCAGTGTCCCACAGAGAACATGGCCAGAGAACACTTTAAGAAACACGGAACCGAGCACTACTGGGACCAGGCCCTCAGCCAGAGTGTGTTGGAGAGCACAGACGACTGA
- the prpf3 gene encoding U4/U6 small nuclear ribonucleoprotein Prp3 isoform X1, protein MSLPKREVEELRPWVERTVKKVLGFSEPTVVTAALHCVGKGLDKRKTTDQLRPFLDESAGGFVERLFEALEESRIARGNKGAGERNRKRDLKDVFGDEVEVTVGREVAEVVEGAPVKRKRVPRFEEVEEPEVIPGPPAESPGMLTKMQIKQMMEAATKQIEERKKQLSFSGPVPNSPRLPLPSPQTDLPASRLLSAPSAPSSGASQSIPPSQAATFMNDAIEKARKAAELQARIQSQLVMKPGILGALGSTGPHNLVALANLHAMGIAPPKVEVKEVNKPTPLILDELGRTVDASGKEVELTHRMPTLKANIRAVKREQFRQQLKEKPGDDLESTSYFDQRVTLTPAQRPRKGFKFHEQGRFEKIAQRIRTKAQLEKLQTEIAQAAKKTGIQASTKLALIAPKKELGDGEVPSIEWWDSYILPSNIDLLSLRSKEISFVNMELFGVTNLVEHPAQISPPVDTDKPVTLGVYLTKKEQKKLRRQTRREAQKELQEKVRLGLMPPPEPKVRISNLMRVLGTEAVQDPTKVEAHVRAQMAKRQKAHEEANAARKLTAEQRKEKKVKKLKEDLTHGVHIAVFRIRNLHNPAKKFKVEANANQLYLTGTVVLHRDVNIVVVEGGPKAQKKFKRLMLHRIKWPEHNSKRDDPDADDDTKRNNRCSLVWEGTAKERSFGEVKFKQCPTENMAREHFKKHGTEHYWDQALSQSVLESTDD, encoded by the exons ATGTCGCTTCCCAagcgggaggtggaggagctccGGCCATGGGTGGAGCGGACCGTGAAGAAGGTGTTGGGTTTCTCGGAGCCCACCGTGGTCACTGCGGCGCTGCACTGCGTAGGAAAGGGCCTGGATAAGAGGAAAACCACAG ATCAGCTGAGGCCATTCCTGGACGAGTCGGCGGGTGGTTTTGTGGAGAGGCTGTTCGAAGCGTTGGAGGAGAGCCGCATCGCTCGTGGCAACAAGGGAGCGGGAGAAAGGAACCGGAAAAGAGACCTAAAG GATGTGTTTGGGGACGAGGTGGAGGTGACGGTTGGTCGAGAGGTGGctgaggtggtggagggagcgCCCGTCAAGAGGAAACGCGTTCCTCGttttgaggaggtggaggagccagAGGTCAtacctggaccccctgcagagaGCCCGGGCATGCTCACCAAGATGCAG ATCAAACAGATGATGGAGGCAGCTACCAaacagatagaggagaggaaaaagcaGCTCAGCTTCTCTGGTCCCGTCCCAAACTCACCG AGACTGCCCTTGCCCTCGCCCCAGACAGACCTCCCAGCCTCGCGCCTGCTCTCCGCTCCCTCCGCCCCTTCCTCTGGTGCCTCCCagtccatccccccctcccaggcgGCCACGTTCATGAACGACGCCATCGAGAAGGCGCGCAAGGCTGCGGAGCTGCAGGCCCGGATCCAATCCCAGCTGGTGATGAAGCCGGGCATCCTGGGAGCCCTGGGCAGCACGGGACCTCATAACCTGGTGGCGCTCGCCAACCTGCACGCCATGGGCATCGCTCCTCC GAAGGTGGAGGTTAAGGAGGTGAACAAGCCCACCCCGCTCATCCTGGACGAGCTGGGCCGAACGGTGGACGCCAGCGGCAAGGAGGTGGAGCTCACACACCGCATGCCGACTCTTAAag CCAACATCCGAGCGGTAAAAAGGGAGCAGTTCCGTCAGCAGCTGAAGGAGAAGCCGGGAGACGACCTGGAGTCCACCTCCTACTTTGACCAGAGGGTCACACTGACCCCAGCCCAGCGACCCCGCAAGGGCTTCAAGTTCCACGAGCAGGGTCGCTTTGAGAAGATCGCCCAGAGGATCCGAACCAAG gCTCAGTTGGAGAAACTGCAGACAGAGATCGCTCAGGCTGCTAAGAAGACTGGCATCCAGGCGTCCACCAAGCTGGCTCTCATCGCCCCCAAGAAGGAGCTTGGCGATGGGGAGGTGCCCAGCATCGAGTGGTGGGACTCCTACATCCTTCCCTCCAACATAGACTT GTTATCTCTCAGATCCAAAGAGATATCGTTTGTCAACATGGAGTTGTTCGGGGTCACCAACCTGGTGGAGCACCCTGCTCAGATCAGCcccccag TGGACACAGACAAGCCGGTGACCCTGGGAGTTTACCTGACCAAGAAGGAGCAGAAGAAGTTGAGGAGACAGACCCGCAGGGAGGCCCAGAAGGAGCTGCAGGAGAAGGTCCGCCTGGGCCTCATGCCCCCTCCAGAGCCCAAAg tgCGTATCTCCAACCTGATGAGAGTGTTGGGAACCGAGGCAGTGCAGGACCCCACGAAGGTGGAGGCCCACGTCAGAGCACAGATGGCCAAGAGACAGAA GGCTCACGAGGAGGCGAATGCGGCTCGTAAgctcacagcagagcagaggaaggagaagaaggtCAAGAAGCTCAAGGAGGATCTCACTCACGGGGTTCACATcgctgtgttcag gatTCGTAACCTCCACAACCCCGCTAAGAAGTTCAAGGTGGAGGCCAACGCCAACCAGCTGTACCTGACGGGCACCGTGGTGCTGCACCGGGACGTCAACAtcgtggtggtggagggag GTCCCAAAGCCCAGAAGAAGTTTAAAAGACTGATGCTTCACAGAATCAAGTGGCCGGAACACAACTCTAAGAGAGATG ACCCAGATGCTGACGACGACACGAAGAGGAACAACAGATGCTCTCTGgtctgggag gGCACAGCTAAGGAGCGGAGTTTTGGAGAAGTGAAGTTCAAGCAGTGTCCCACAGAGAACATGGCCAGAGAACACTTTAAGAAACACGGAACCGAGCACTACTGGGACCAGGCCCTCAGCCAGAGTGTGTTGGAGAGCACAGACGACTGA